The proteins below are encoded in one region of Thermococcus sp.:
- a CDS encoding translation initiation factor IF-2B subunit alpha (eIF-2BA; catalyzes the binding of GTP to IF2), with translation MLPPEVKSILEELRSERIRGASWMARRGAEAYLVLADLLEGDELRRALLELRRELPAINPTMASLYNLSRFIPVTENPILVKSRAEEFIHLIDEAKKTIGNIGSELIDDGDVVITHSFSSAVFEILKSAKNKGVTFRVILTESAPDHEGIALASALEKEGIPFELITDAQLGLFAKKATIAMVGADNVTKDGAVINKAGTYLLALASHDNNVPFYVAAESFKLHPELKSDEVEILERPYARQGYRVRNFLFDITPWKYVRGIITELGILVPPREI, from the coding sequence ATGCTACCCCCCGAGGTAAAATCCATTCTGGAGGAGCTCCGCTCCGAGAGGATACGCGGTGCCAGCTGGATGGCAAGGCGTGGTGCGGAGGCATATCTCGTTCTTGCCGACCTCTTGGAGGGAGATGAACTGAGGAGGGCACTTCTTGAATTAAGAAGGGAACTTCCAGCCATTAATCCGACGATGGCATCTCTCTACAACCTCTCGCGCTTCATTCCAGTAACAGAGAATCCAATTCTAGTTAAATCGAGAGCCGAAGAATTTATCCATCTAATTGACGAGGCAAAGAAAACAATCGGCAACATAGGTAGCGAGCTGATTGATGACGGAGACGTTGTCATAACACACTCCTTCTCCTCGGCTGTTTTTGAGATACTAAAAAGCGCAAAAAACAAGGGGGTAACCTTCCGGGTTATACTCACAGAGAGTGCTCCCGACCACGAGGGAATTGCACTGGCAAGCGCCCTTGAAAAAGAGGGAATTCCATTCGAGCTCATAACCGATGCTCAGCTCGGACTTTTCGCAAAAAAGGCTACGATTGCAATGGTTGGAGCGGACAACGTAACAAAGGACGGGGCCGTAATCAACAAAGCCGGGACTTATCTCCTAGCCCTTGCATCTCATGACAACAACGTTCCCTTTTATGTCGCGGCTGAGAGCTTCAAGCTCCATCCAGAACTCAAAAGTGACGAGGTAGAGATACTCGAGAGGCCCTATGCGAGGCAGGGTTATCGCGTTAGGAACTTTCTGTTTGACATTACTCCATGGAAATACGTCAGGGGCATAATTACAGAACTTGGAATCCTCGTTCCGCCGAGAGAAATTTAA